The following proteins are encoded in a genomic region of Pangasianodon hypophthalmus isolate fPanHyp1 chromosome 26, fPanHyp1.pri, whole genome shotgun sequence:
- the LOC117596187 gene encoding interferon-induced protein 44-like produces MDQLFRAFLKSNQHEQPTPKPDPEFDRQWRPVAWSEDNKHLMLRKLKDFQPGTAEVHELKILLHGPIGAGKSSLINSINTVLQGYNAAGALADSSAGQSQSFTLKFKIHRLKKGGPGSFYPFVFTDIMGLEEDKSKGVQTKDINKILKGHVKDGYTFNPVKPIDKGDPKYISNPSLKDKVHCLVSVLPADRISLISDDVIQKMRAVREKARDLEIPQVVVMSMVDKACPLVNENLRKIYTSKKIKEKMEECSHKLGVPMNCIFPVLNYHEQVTNDTAMDILILMAMTDIIRFANHYVEDQVYRE; encoded by the exons ATGGATCAG TTGTTTCGTGCTTTCCTCAAATCGAATCAACATGAACAACCAACCCCAAAACCAGATCCTG AATTCGATCGTCAATGGCGGCCAGTGGCGTGGAG TGAAGATAACAAACATCTGATGTTGAGGAAACTGAAGGATTTCCAGCCAGGCACTGCAGAAGTCCATGAGCTGAAGATTCTGCTTCACGGCCCAATCGGAGCAGGAAAGTCGAGTTTAATCAACTCCATCAACACCGTCCTCCAAGGATACAACGCCGCCGGTGCACTGGCAGATTCATCAGCTGGTCAAAGTCAGAGCTTCACTTTAAAG TTTAAAATTCACAGGCTGAAGAAAGGTGGGCCTGGATCTTTCTATCCATTTGTCTTTACTGACATCATGGGTCTGGAAGAAGATAAGTCAAAGGGAGTGCAAACAAAagacataaacaaaatattaaaaggtCATGTGAAAGATGGCTATACT TTCAATCCTGTAAAACCAATTGATAAAGGCGACCCGAAGTACATCAGCAACCCCAGCCTGAAAGACAAAGTGCACTGTCTGGTGAGTGTTCTACCAGCTGACAGAATCTCCCTCATCAGTGACGACGTTATCCAGAAAATGAGAGCTGTTCGGGAAAAAGCTCGTGACTTGG AGATTCCTCAAGTGGTCGTCATGTCCATGGTGGATAAAGCATGCCCTCTAGTTAACGAGAACCTGCGTAAGATCTACaccagcaaaaaaattaaagagaag ATGGAGGAGTGCAGTCATAAACTGGGAGTCCCGATGAACTGCATCTTTCCTGTGCTGAACTACCATGAGCAGGTTACCAACGACACGGCCATGGATATTCTGATTCTCATGGCGATGACTGACATCATTAGATTCGCCAATCACTATGTTGAAGACCAGGTTTACAGAGAATAA
- the si:dkeyp-75b4.8 gene encoding lipopolysaccharide-induced tumor necrosis factor-alpha factor homolog isoform X1, translating into MDISEATVSAVGFSLPPPSYTEAILSPQPSTPPPTYAEAVGVLPLQLDNAASPYPILSIPTEVMPVHHTQRVFVQPSPHQVIPQQMLGRTLGDAPTVINCPHCLQQITTSVSYKPGNAAWAMCCLLTLFGLVCGCCIIPCCVKEFQDAHHSCPACNRFLGIHVR; encoded by the exons ATGGATATTTCTGAAGCCACTGTTTCTGCAGTCGGTTTCTCGCTTCCACCTCCCTCATATACTGAAGCTATACTGAGTCCACAGCCTTCAACACCACCTCCTACTTATGCGGAAGCAG tggGTGTCCTTCCTCTGCAGTTGGACAATGCTGCGTCTCCTTATCCTATCCTCAGCATTCCTACAGAGGTCATGCCCGTACATCACACACAGCGAG TGTTTGTTCAGCCTTCCCCCCATCAGGTTATTCCACAGCAGATGTTGGGTAGGACACTGGGTGATGCTCCCACTGTGATTAATTGCCCGCACTGTCTTCAACAAATTACCACCAGCGTGTCTTATAAACCTGGAAATGCAGCATGGGCCATGTGCTGCCTGCTTACACTGTTTGG GCTCGTCTGTGGATGTTGCATTATTCCCTGCTGCGTGAAAGAATTCCAGGATGCGCATCATTCATGTCCGGCCTGTAACAGATTCTTAGGGATACACGTtcgctaa
- the si:dkeyp-75b4.8 gene encoding cell death-inducing p53-target protein 1 homolog isoform X2 yields the protein MDISEATVSAVGFSLPPPSYTEAILSPQPSTPPPTYAEAVGVLPLQLDNAASPYPILSIPTEVMPVHHTQRVFVQPSPHQVIPQQMLGRTLGDAPTVINCPHCLQQITTSVSYKPGNAAWAMCCLLTLFGRNDAALRIHKATAWCTSHSSLVTLDLTEI from the exons ATGGATATTTCTGAAGCCACTGTTTCTGCAGTCGGTTTCTCGCTTCCACCTCCCTCATATACTGAAGCTATACTGAGTCCACAGCCTTCAACACCACCTCCTACTTATGCGGAAGCAG tggGTGTCCTTCCTCTGCAGTTGGACAATGCTGCGTCTCCTTATCCTATCCTCAGCATTCCTACAGAGGTCATGCCCGTACATCACACACAGCGAG TGTTTGTTCAGCCTTCCCCCCATCAGGTTATTCCACAGCAGATGTTGGGTAGGACACTGGGTGATGCTCCCACTGTGATTAATTGCCCGCACTGTCTTCAACAAATTACCACCAGCGTGTCTTATAAACCTGGAAATGCAGCATGGGCCATGTGCTGCCTGCTTACACTGTTTGG AAGGAACGATGCAGCACTCAGAATACACAAAGCCACAGCCTGGTGCACATCACACAGCAGTTTAGTGACTCTGGACTTGACTGAGATTTGA